In the genome of Candidatus Edwardsbacteria bacterium, the window CTATATTGAAATCCCTCAGCAGCATCTTGGTGTGAAAGATATTCTCCTGGTAGACGTTGGTGTCTATCAGCTGATAATCCCTGTTGACATCCTTGTATAGATAATTCTGGATGGAATTTATCTTGTGGTCTATGAAATA includes:
- a CDS encoding S-adenosylmethionine decarboxylase → YFIDHKINSIQNYLYKDVNRDYQLIDTNVYQENIFHTKMLLRDFNIEDYIFGRSTSKLRARDKVNIKKKLLREMAEIFFAENI